The following DNA comes from Henckelia pumila isolate YLH828 unplaced genomic scaffold, ASM3356847v2 CTG_461:::fragment_3, whole genome shotgun sequence.
TGTTTGTGATATTCCCTTAGCACTTGAATACAAGGATATTAGGATACCATCAATATTCCAGGTGTTGTGATCACGTGTTTTGGCGATTAGATTAGTCAGTGACTGAGTTTTTTTTGTCCTTGCCAATAATCCAAAGGTTTGATTTTGTGATTTCCCTTATTGAACACACTGAATTTTGCAAGTCATCGACCGGAATTAGATAATCTGAAAAACATTTTTTTGATGATGTACACTTAATTTCCATAGATCTATTAACTTCGATGGTATCTAGTTGTAGGACTTTGAAGAACCTGTTTTCGTAGTTTGCATATTTAGTAAAAGGACAACTAGAGTAACACAAGTGAATGTGGTGATTAAGAAGACCTCCTGGTGACTTCCTAAGGGTCTTTCATAGTTGTTTTCTACTGCTGTTGGTGATGGCTGTGTGTTATGTTAGCTGTTTCATTTCTTTCTACTTTTTTCTTTGGGAATTGTTTAGATTACTATTCAGATGTTCTATGCTTTGCATTAATTTCTACTGCTCGTCGATACAGACAAACAAACGAGCCTCTCCCAGGACCATGGCACCTCAAGTTCGGAGTTTGCGGAAAACCAATAATGATCAAGTTGCCATAGCGATAGATGTGAATCACAGTGATGACAGGTTGGAgttggatgatgatgatgataaagGTATTTGgcattttaaatcaatttatgTTTTTCTGCAAAGTTCAACTACTTGTAACAATTAATAAATTGTGTTTCTTTTTCGATTTCAGCTCATGGTTTCAAGTCACTCACTACATCAAAAATTGTCCCTCGGTTTACAAGACCGGTATCAGACATGATTGATGGCTTGTGGTATGCAtaaatctcttttttttttccttgaagatGCACACACGTATATATGTTTTGTGAATTTTATAGCCTCCTATCTATATCATCAATCCTGTAAACTTTGCAAGGGTGTCGTGCGATCGGGCACTAATGCGGCGACCAGCTTTGCGGCTTGGCATCATAATCTATTGGGCTGTATTGCATGCTCTACTTGCAAATTTTGTAGTCTGAGAAAACCGAACGATTGGTTAGTGTTCTCACCCTTGCGTTCTCCATCATTGTCTTACATAAACTTTCTATGCTTCCAACATAATCCCATATAGTGTTTCAGCTATATTAAGTGTGTTTGCCCTGACTGCATGCCTGTAGATAACTAGCTGCGGAATAAGAATACTGTGTGTTCTTTATATTAATTGTTACGACCACAAATTAAGAACTCAATTTATATTGCAAAAGGAATAGGAATATTTTCCCAGAGCAAGCTCTGTAAACCCTAGCAAAATGCTAGTATCCCCTAGCTCAAGCTAGTTACAAAACAAGAGCAATAACTGAATGACCAAAATAACTCTCTCCTCGTGCCTTTATCTATTCTCTTCTTTTTCGACTCTTCTAAGACATCTAGGCCCACCATCTAGACTTTTCTAAGACATCTTGGGCTATTTGGATCTAGGCCCACTAATAACAGCCAACTAATAACTAATAACAGGTCCATAACATTAATCCTCAGCATGATGCTCTCTTGGACTTGAAGTTTGAAAATCTGAACCTCACAGGCTTGTAATTCCAGCTACATTCTTGACCTTTTTATCTTGATGTTGCGATTTAAAGATGGAATATGGGGACATGAAAAAGACTTGTTTCCTTGAAAATCTATTTTGGTTATTACTTCTAGCACAGGCCTTTCTGGGGTTGTCTTCAGGTTATCTGTATCCTGCTATCGAGTCCACACcttccaaatctctgaaactgtacaaaatcatatttctcGCTTCCTGTAACATTTCTTGACATGCACGGAAGATTATTCTAATCGGATTAAACTGTTGAATGTTGATTAACCGTCCACCTTATTGAAATAAATGATTTCTTGTCAGCAATTTTCTTCTGAGATTAGTGGAAGTGGCAGGTAATGAAAACCACTTATATCAAATGAATCAGTCTTTTGTGGTGGGGTGGAGAGGGTTGTGGTGTTGATGTAAATTTCCATTTTAACTATACCCGATTATTTCTATTAATAGAGTTTTCCTTTACAGTGGTGTGTTTATGAACCTCGAAACCAAGTTTCATCTCTAATATAGTGACGGTGAAACCATGATTGCACTCATGGTTTTACCTCTTTTTTTCATTTTGCAGGTCTTCTATACAGGAGAGGGCTGGGCTAGCCATAACTTGGCCCTTAGACATGTTTGTAAGTTTATACATGTAGTCATCTAGTTCGCAATCAAAATGGTTGATTCATTCATTATGTGTAAACCAAGGAACTGCGATTTCTCTTTTATCATTACAAATCACAGATTTCTGGGTTTCAATCAATAAGGAAGAAAGTATAGAGATACAGAAAGGAAGTTATTAGATGAATGCAGTGTATAGAAAATTTTGACCTTAGATATTGGTGTAATCACCAGTATAATTAGTTTTGGCTGCTGTATCTTGTATAAAACAACGATTGGGAAAGGGGATCTTCTTGTCCATTCGCAACGTTTTGATGATCATCTTTTCCGTGTGTTCTTATGTAAATCATTTGGTAATATGTTTTTATTACCTGACATTTTTTTGTAAATCATTTGGTAATATGTTTTTATTACTTGACATTTTTAGCGAATAAGGTTGCGACTGTTTGTAATTATCACTTTTCATCTCGAGATTTTTCAAAACTGAACTCGTCTTTCTTTTTTATTGAgatgacataaaattaaaaatcaaagtcGCACTCTGAGTTTCAGTTTTTTAATCTGTTTTCTTGAATATGTAAATAAAATTGTGTATCATACAAGATACACTAGATATATCCAGACAATATATGTTGTATCCCAATAAATACAATTACTTACCAAATAATTGACTTTTAACATATCCTCGCAACTTGAACACGACAAAGATTAAGATTGAATCAAAACATATTCTATCCCTAGAAATGGCTATGTTTTTCAGTCTAAAGATATTGCATAAACACTACATATAAAACTTTCAAAACAGCATTGAATTAGTGCCAGAATGGGGTTGAGTGATCATTGTAAATTGCCAAAAGTTAAGGCAATTTTAAGTAACTTGTCATCCCTGGACCATCATTTCAAATGAAAAACTGGCATGAAAATAAAACGCGACGACAACTGCCACGTCTAGGTCAACGACCACCACAAGAACTGTAAGTTGAAGCAGAACAGATATGGGATCAAATAAAAGAAGACGAATCACATCTACATATTAGATAAAAATTTATAGCTGCAGTGTCACAACGAACATTTGCATCACTACCCTCAACCATCACATGGTCTCCTGCAGTGTCTAGAAGGAGGGCTATGACTCCAACGCCTTCCAGAACCTCCCCGGCATTTGGCACTCAATGGCAAAATGGCCAGGCTCACCAAATTCATAGCATTTCAAATCCGAACCAGAACAACCACAATCCCCACCACCTCTGGAGTGGTGTGAAAGCTCAGCTCTCCAGCCATTTTTTCCTGTTTCaatccaaaatttattttacttcCAAGCAAAAATAATCGGGTCacaaacttcaaaaattcatcacAAAATAGAACTAAAGAAAATAGCCACAGATGGGCAGCGGATGCGCTTCCATTAGATAAGTATGCTAACAGGCGCGTGAAAGAGCAGAACAAAAGAAGCTAAAACTGTAAACAGACAATGGAAACACAATAACCATCTTCAAAACTAGCTAATCTGCCACAAGATATGTATACTGATAAACATTACAAGAGTACCATCAAGTTCCTTGATGACATCTTGTTTCTTCAATCTTCAAAATCAATGCAAGCATAACCATGGGTTCTCCTCGCAACCATACGCTGCATGAAACATCaaacaaaatatattattagaaACTTATCCGAGCAAACATAATACCTTTTTTCGTATGCAGTGTTTCGTTGTGTATGATTCAAAGTGCCTTTATTTTCAATAAAGATTAATTCATCTCCATTACGAGAAAAGTCTCTTATAATTTTCAAACAATTATTAATGTAGAATTGCATGATTTGAAATGCACAggctataaaaaaattatttgcaaTCTAAATAGAGAGAGGGACAAAAGCCACAAAATTGGAATGAGAATTTGCCACTGATAAGAACCAAGTAAGGAAACCGAACCCCTTTTTTGAACCAAAGGAAGGGAGAAGTTATTGAGCCATCAGTTTACGGGTAGCATAAGTTGAATTCATATAACAGGCTAGCAGCAAGAGTTTAAATGCAACAAAATCCAGAGCTCTTCAGCGCCAAGAGGTTTAAAATACAGCAGCAAAATCCCAACTGTGTGAACATTAGGATTCTAGATAGTTAAAACACCACATTCTTAGACCATTAATAAGATAGTGGTAACCAATAGATCTTATGATTTTACCTTCCGATGACACCAAACACTCGAAGTTCATAACATAGGTACAAGGTTTGGCCTTACAGCCATAGTTGCCCACTTCAACCCATCAATCTGAAAGTTGAAAGCAATGAAATGCATTAAGATGTAAGATAGCTAGGTTCCATTTGGACATGTACTTAAAAAacgtttttaaaaaatgttttttaaaaactttttattaaatgttgttttaaaaataaatatgtgtttggacaactattcaataaaaacattttaacatttcaaaagtaTCGTTGTTCATCTTTGTCTTCCATAGTTTCattctaaaaacatctaaaAGCATCTCttaaatgttttttaaaaactatatttggagaacactttttaaaacataattttcaaaacATTTTACAAAAATCTTATTCAAACACACACTTTAAGTTTGTTTCACTTATACAACACTAAAAACATATTTAaagtacatgtccaaacgaAAGCCTAGTGTTTTGCCCTTAAACAAAATTCAATGCCTAAAAACACGTGATAGCTGCATCCTTCAAAACCTTTGCAATTGGAGCTTAAACCCAGACATCAAAATTGAAAATTCAGTTGTTGCAACACCCAACTAATCATATAACCCTAATTATCAGTTCATTTAGAACCAAAAGCAAGATCTAAAGAGAAACTAATCACATAACCCTAATCATAACCCCGAGATCAAAGCAACTGAGACAGGTCAACAAATGAAGCAGATATGATAAATCTGATTAAATATAAAGATGATGCCAGTAATATGGCGACAGAATTAGTCATAGCTTTAGATACCCAGACATCCACATGTTTCAGCAGCAAGCCAGCTGTCTCTAATCTAAGATTAGAAGAAGATTGCTTGCATGGAGCTGACATAGATTTGAGCCTCAAATAATTGAAGTTCAAACTCAGTGAAGTACAACAAAATTTGGAGAACACTCATAAGCTTATCAATTGCTGAACAACAAGAGGTAATGAAGAAAAAACAGGTTCATATCATTCCAATTGATACGCAGGAGAGAAAATTCTTTAGTATTTCGTCTCTGTTAAGAGAGACTCTAATCGGTCAGCCCCAAACACTCATGCTATTTAAAAACTTGGAATCTGTATAGTTGTCTTTACTGAACACAGCCCCCACAGGAAAAGGTATTATTTTTTGGGAAGCTATGAAAAAATAGCCAATTGTCCTTCATGAAGATGATATAACTTGTATATGAAGATTTCAATTTCATCACACTGTAAGCACCTTCCAGGCAATCCAAGGATACGAGCTGCCCAGAACTTCTAATTCTGGGCAGAAGCTGATAGAAATTCCCTCCAAAAGAGCTACGCTGGATGATACAGATGATTTACCTGTTAATGTAGAAACATTGACGGTATATCTACCAATAGTCTTTGCAGGAACAAGACCCCTCCTCGAATCTATGAAATCTTGTTCTATCCCTCACAATAATTTTCCGACCATAAAGTTTTGATATGAGCTTGATCACCACATGACAATCCCCACATATCCTGAGATTCTTATATATGTTAATGGAGGTCCCCTCATCCGTACTAATCAAACCAAATGCCACAGCCAACTTCTCGCTATGGTAACAAAGCGCGTTCGCCTTTTCCTCATCTCCTATATCATGCAGCACAAAATTAGTTTGTGGAGCATATCCAAATTCTCGTATCTGAATACTGATCTCCTCTAGTTTCCAATAAATCTGTCTCCAATTTGGATGGCCTTTATCACCATTGAAAAACTTGAATATTGCACCATTCACTTCCATATAGCTAAATCCAGGAATCTTCTTAACATCCCTACTCATCATTGCCCCTCTCACCTTCCCAACATCATTCCATCGCTTTTGTGCCGCATAGACGTTGGACAACAACACAAAATCCCCACAAGTACTCGATCCCATCTCCACCAGATTTCTTGATGCATTTTCTGCCATTCCAACATTCCCATGTGTTTTAGAGGCACCTAAAAGAGTTTGCCAGAGCACCACATCTGGAAACACAGGCATACACACTATAATCTCATATGCCTCGTCCAGCCTGCCAGCTCTTCCCAACAAGTCCACAACACTCCCATAATGCTTCACATTTTTGCGCACTCCATGTTTATCCATCAACCTGAAAACCCTCAATCCTTCCTCCACCATCCCTGCATGATTACAAGCACACAGGGCAGCTAAATAAGTGACATCATCCGGCATTGGCCCCCCCAACCTGCCTCCATCCATGCAATTAAAAATTTGCAATGCTCTCACTCCATCACCATCCATTGCAAAGCCCATGATCATGGTGTTCCATGTAATCACACTTCGACGACACTTCATTCCCTCAAACACGCTGCATGCCTTATCCACCAACCCACATTTCGCATACATATCAATCACCGCATTACAAACTATCACATTCTCGTCCAACCCATTGTTTCTAATGTACTCGTAAACTCCATCACCCTCTCTGACCGCACCGAGCTGCGAGCACGCCGAGAGTGCCCCAAGAACCGTGACATCATTGGGCATCATCCCACACCCATGTCCCATTTCCTTAAACAGCTCCAGAGCTTCGAAGGGTCTGTTCCCTTGCGCCAGCCCAGAAATAAGAGCGTTCCAGCTGGCGATATCTTTCCTGGACATTTCATAAAACAGTTTGAGCGCATTGTCCAACTCCCCACATTTAGCTTGAGCATCGAGCAATGTGGTTTGCAGCAAAACATCAGCCTGAAACCCGGACTTGAGAACTCGGGCATGCATTTGAAAAGCCTCGGTTACCGCCAAAGCCCGGGCGCAGGCCTTGAGGAAGAAGGAGCAAGTGAGAGCGTCGGGCCTGCATGAAGCACGTCGTAGCATGGCAAGAAAGGTAACGAGGGCATTGATGGGATGGTGGCTCTGGGCGTGCCCTCGAATAATGGCGTTCCAGTCATTGGTGAGAGGGAGAGGAATGCGGGAGAAGATAGCGGCAGCGTAGGGAAGTGCGGAAGCAGCGCAGGAGTCGAGAAACTTAGAGCGGGAGGGATAAAAATGGAAGAGGCCGCTGCTCAGCAGGTGGCCGTGGATTTGTTGCAATTGCGCCAAAGAAATAATGGGATTTGGAATTGGAATCGGAATCGGAATCGGAATCATCATCCACTCCACCTACCTACTACTACTTCTGGTGTAGTGTGGTGGCTGGACCCCCTCCAATCATAATAATTATCTTATATTTGTTTTTGGGTTCTGTTTAAAACTCAACATTAATATAGTTTTTGGGTTCTGTTTAAAACTCAACATTAATATAATTTGGAAGGATGTATTGTTTTGTAGCTGATGAATACAAGAATTATGGGGCAATCATGCAAATCGACGGTGGTTTGAGTGATAACCATTCAAAATCGGCAGAAGAATCTGTTTTAAAAAGCATTCGCAAGTAGTTGCAATGGCTTGTTCATGCTTTTCGTAATAGGTAAAATTTGCGATTACttttctttttatgtcaagATGTTAAAGTTTATGCCCCTTCACTAATATTGATATATGAGAGTTTCgctaattatatttttttcaatcaaAACAAAAGATGCCGTCGACAACACAAATTACCTTATAAACGTATAATTAACCAAGACACTTGTTAATTATGTATGCAGTTGCATAATTAGCGTATCTTGGCGTCTGTGGTTTGGTTTCCATTTCTGTGCTTTGAATAGTACGacttatatttttttcatgaaaCGAAATTGTTATACTATTTGTTAAATATATGCTCCAGTAAATAAAGTTAATTAGCAAACGGCATACGGCATACTACTGACTTTAAACATTTATTCTTACAGCCAGCATACGATAAAGCTTAACAAGCCCGAGTCAAACATATTCTATCCCAAGAACAAGCAAAAAAACAAAAGCATATCCATGAAGAATGCATAGAATTGGGGTGAGTAGTCATTGCAAATTGTGGACCAAAAGCTTTTTGTGGCGATTTTAAGTAGCTTCTCGTCCGTCGACCATAATTTCTAACGGAAAACTGGCAACAAAATAAAACCCGTCGACAGTTAAAAGAATATGCCGATTGGTAAATGTTTCACGTTCAGGATTGATTAACCTGCCGGAAGCGTTTGGAGCCgttcttcatccatatatctacTCAAATACCATAACTAAATTGATGTGAGGCGCTCAAAGCCGCAGATATTCAATCAAAAGTAGCATGTAGCCAGTGTGAAGCCAGCTGGGATCCACAATCTTTCGAATTGAAGATCACACAGAAGACAGTGAAGAACGAAAGCAGACGTGCAGATGCACAAAAACCAATGAAGCAGAACCATGAAGACACCTCgacacaaaaacaaaataatgaaTTTTTAGCAATGTTCTATCAGGAGCTTTTAATAGACAGTAATATGATTCAATGCAAATAAAGAACTACGAGAACGATGGTCCATAGTTAACTTAGATGGGGAATCAGTATGAAAAGGACAAACTTACTACTGAAGTAGTAAAGACACTCAACCAAATCCGCGAGTCGAAGCAGAGGGCATCGGCCCACTAGCATAGTTGTAACTAAACCCAAGCATAGTAAACACACAGTTCCAAACATTTCAGGATATATCTAAAAATTCTTATCAAATCTTCCAAGCTCAGCTCCTGCTTCTACGTCTTTCGGCCCTCACGCCATTTCTGCATAAAAGGGATAAGGCAATCTGAATCAAGTACAATAGCAAGATCTACTCATGTAATAGTATATATCCCAAGGCAGAAAAGACTGATCCAGAAACTTAACAACACAAGGAAACTATTTACAAATTTCTCATGCATCCAaaaaataatcataaaatcCTTTATGCTCTTAAGGCTATCTCAAAGATGCATTAAAGCATGACAATTTGTGGTAAGAAGATGTTGTATTTACCTATATTTCTATTAGTTCCTGAAAACATTATCATGGCAACTTCCTAATAACAATGAAGACAGCATATAAATATAGATGCGATGCTTTCTATTCCTAAGTTGGACATACTTAAGCCTCCAGTATCACGGGCATGGAAGTGAAAATAATGTCTTCTCAACTGTATGCAAGTCAGCACATACAGCTAAATTTTGGGTAGCTTAACCGTTAACTAAACTTGGGTTACAAGTACCATACCATCAAATCTCAATCCGAAATTCTCTCACTAATACACATACAGCACACATGCATCACAAAGTAAAAAACAAATAAAGTCCAACCACAGTAAGGAATTCACCCATTCGCATATGGCACTTCATCTCGTCCACGAATTGGTGACCTGCTGTAGCTGCGAGCCCTGGGTGACACACTGCGACGTCTGGGTGAACGACCACCACGAGGACTGTAAGtccaaaaacaaaagaaatggAATCATATAAAGAAGACAAATCACATCTACATGTCAGATAAAAAATTGACTGCATTATCATAATAATCATTTATAATGAAGTTTCCATCACTACCTTCGACCATAACTTGGGCTCCTGCGATATCTAGAAGGGGGGCTGCGACTCCTACGCCTTCCAGAACCTCCCCGCATTCGGCACTCACGGGCAAAATGGCCAGGCTCTCCACATTCATAGCATTTCAAATCTGAACCAGAACGACCACGACCGccaccacctccacctccacctccacctccacctccacctccacctccacccccACTCCCACCCCCACCTCTGGAGTTGTGTGAAAGCTCAACTCTCCAGCCATTTTTTCCTGTTCCAAACCAAAACATATTACTTCCAAGCAAAAATAATTAGGTCGCAAAATTCAAGAAATGGTACTCAACAGAGTGAATATAGACCATCACATGATAGAAATAAAGAAAACAGCAACAGATGTGTAGCAGAGGTGCTTCTGACTTTTGTTAAGCACACTAACTGGGGCGTGAACATAGAAGAACAACAAAAGAAGCTAAAACTGTCAACGGATAACAGAAACAAAGTAACTATCCCTAAAGTAACTAACTATTACAAGATATGTATACTAATAAACCCTAAAAGAGTACCATCAAGTTCCTTGATGGCATCTTGTGCATCTCTTCGGTCGTCAAAATCAATGAAAGCATAACCAGGGGGTCTCCTCGCAACCCATACGCTGCATCAAACATCAATAAAAGAGAGAATGAGAAATTTATCCAAGCaaaaataatacattttttGTGTGATTTGAAGCCAATTGGCTTTCTTTACGCTGCGTATGATTTACCTTCTGATGACACCAAACACTCGAAATTCATCCTCAAGCTCCCGCTCAGTGACTCGAGGATCCAAATTTCCGACGTACACTCGAGACATCTTGGATCAAGTTCCTACGATAACAGTTGTATAAGCATAAAGCATAAAGCATAAAGCATGCGCAGCAGAAATCATTAATAAAAATAAGGAGGAAATGAGATCTTAacatttttttacataaatattggAAAAACTAGCAAAAAAATCGCAAAAGAGTATCCGTATTGACAATTAACTAAAGTCAGTAAACGAAACTGCCGTTCGGACCAAATTCATCAGTAAATTTCCGCAAAACAAGAGAGAAAACGGCAAAATAACAGAAAAATCACACTCGTacaacatttaaaataaataacatagattttttcaaaaaaaacaaaacaaaaactacAGATCCATCACTAACTCGCAGTCACTGTACATAATGAACAGGATTCAACATTTAGGATACAATATAATCCACGGAGATAATGAAGGAGAGCACCTGAAACCCTAGGTATAATGTGGGGAAACTCCAGGAAAGCTTGAGCGGCCGCAGAGACTGTTTTGAGTTCACGAAATTGGGGCGGTTAAGATATAGTAAGCTTGGGGGTATGTTAAATTACGTCTATATCCCtactcaaaaataataattagtaAATGATGCATAATGATCATAACATGATTTCATACAGTatgtttttcaaaatatttacatatttCATACTGAAATAACATGTAAGGAGGGAAGTTAGCCAACATTTAAAAGAAATGTGAAAGAAGCTATGAGAGAATTTATATTTAGTTGGAAAAGTTAGCCAATATGTCAAATAAATTTGAAGAGAAGGATAAAATGAGAAATGAAAGTTGAAAAATCGGCACTTTCCTTTTCTCCTAATACAAGTGTGCATATGATTGATCGAATTAAGAATGCACTTACAATTCCGGTAGTTCAGGGTCATGATGTTTATTTGGGGCTTCCTACATTCACCATGAGGAGTAAGAGAGAGCAGTTTGGTTATCTAgttggaagagtttcaagccGAATCAAAGGTTGGGGTAGCAAATACTTCTCGGTAGGTGGGAAGAAAATTTTAATCAAGTCAGTGTTGCAGGCTATTCCCACTTATGTaatgtcttgtttttgtatccCTAAGGCTGAAAGAGTgagtgcccggttagccaacttgtggctaagggcttttgtgactctatgtgtaaacaatctttgtttaatataatttacatttttatattggcatttactttatcttttatcatattattatgttgtgacgtattaTACGatatttagataaagaccttgaatatactagagtgcatgtaagatgtgatagtatacttggatgactatcatgaaacgcatcttataagcactgtatattctaaacagttcctagtcaattgagccgtccgcaaataaggataaggatcgctcgagattgagactagcatttgcgatgctgagtaccacgtttcattggtatggaacatagagatgttcaaagcatgcaaatggatattcatatgatggatgatcgaactaccctattcggactttccaagtggttatcattaattgagtggataagtctgcggttttggttgtacaccattagtccttactacttgaaacatcatggagactctatatgctagtactgtactttgactcgtttatcgactctatgagggtcatcaggtgtcgagattgggtacagttacgacacatataagagTCAATGCTttattgtcaaggattcaccacacgcttgcgagtgtggatatcctatgcgatctgaggagatattagtctGACATCTtctgccagagtacatgatgtgcttttggttacttggttttctagtagcacatgcgatatcactatttgatcttcaagatgtattgcatagttatcgaatctcgaacgactctcgatgtaccaatggttgttgattcgatcgggatatatggatgaagggaccgtactgtacgctaaccaaaacctactggttcttgcaggcactatcagtgatacctaggaaatcatggggcaatattgctaggcgctcttaccatgattcgatgggtaagtcgaaaattgttgttccgagtcacaaggagttgtgagcccatggctagctgtatccttgaaccattgagggttacacaagtaatggattactaatctccgttgagatagttaaatttaaagagttagatttagcgaaagagaagttggacttcttaagataaagggagtggaatttcctaaaatgacatagggatggacatttttggaaatcactgaattcggattcagaaaaattatcttgactttaaaaggtgcagaaatgatttctgagcacattggtgaaatcagtttatcaatcggagtcatgatgaattttatattaatttctataataacaggcttggcttgttggacttaaattatgactaatggaccctaaggagttagtgtcctattagacatataatttaatccagtacataaattatatatatcacacatagggattttcgaaaaacataACATTGCttatcttgcaattttcgaaaatctcatattattttaagttggaat
Coding sequences within:
- the LOC140871642 gene encoding serine/arginine-rich splicing factor RSZ22A-like — protein: MSRVYVGNLDPRVTERELEDEFRVFGVIRSVWVARRPPGYAFIDFDDRRDAQDAIKELDGKNGWRVELSHNSRGGGGSGGGGGGGGGGGGGGGGGGGRGRSGSDLKCYECGEPGHFARECRMRGGSGRRRSRSPPSRYRRSPSYGRSPRGGRSPRRRSVSPRARSYSRSPIRGRDEVPYANGNGVRAERRRSRS
- the LOC140871390 gene encoding pentatricopeptide repeat-containing protein At1g34160, whose product is MMIPIPIPIPIPNPIISLAQLQQIHGHLLSSGLFHFYPSRSKFLDSCAASALPYAAAIFSRIPLPLTNDWNAIIRGHAQSHHPINALVTFLAMLRRASCRPDALTCSFFLKACARALAVTEAFQMHARVLKSGFQADVLLQTTLLDAQAKCGELDNALKLFYEMSRKDIASWNALISGLAQGNRPFEALELFKEMGHGCGMMPNDVTVLGALSACSQLGAVREGDGVYEYIRNNGLDENVIVCNAVIDMYAKCGLVDKACSVFEGMKCRRSVITWNTMIMGFAMDGDGVRALQIFNCMDGGRLGGPMPDDVTYLAALCACNHAGMVEEGLRVFRLMDKHGVRKNVKHYGSVVDLLGRAGRLDEAYEIIVCMPVFPDVVLWQTLLGASKTHGNVGMAENASRNLVEMGSSTCGDFVLLSNVYAAQKRWNDVGKVRGAMMSRDVKKIPGFSYMEVNGAIFKFFNGDKGHPNWRQIYWKLEEISIQIREFGYAPQTNFVLHDIGDEEKANALCYHSEKLAVAFGLISTDEGTSINIYKNLRICGDCHVVIKLISKLYGRKIIVRDRTRFHRFEEGSCSCKDYW